The proteins below come from a single Parageobacillus thermoglucosidasius genomic window:
- a CDS encoding ATP-dependent DNA helicase translates to MSRERYPFTLEKNENFFDKLGEWIGDVFYDILPEAGFELRDEQIYMAFQLERAFREKKVMFAEAGVGTGKTIVYLLYAICYARYTGKPAIIACADETLIEQLVKKEGDIAKLSNVLGLQIDVRLAKSPDQYLCLNKLDEIVMYDDKDIELYEQIYDELPAFVHDNKPLQAFYHYGDRKEYAHLSDEQWQKIAWDPFQDCFTCEKRHRCGQTLSREYYRKATDLIICSHDFYMEHVWTYEARKREGQLPLLPEASCVVFDEGHLLEFAAQKALTYRMKETTLETLLTRLLENDIREELAYLIEETLQVSVRFFDELKTCSKEVAGSNRQEISFSPKLLRLAKQLHGKIVEIGNELVFESETYTIDHYQLNIVDEYLDQIEYSLDLFMNNADAITWLESSRQETTLVVMPRTVQEVLREKVFSKRIPFIFSSATLSNRKSFQYIAESLGIDEYLSFSVDSPFDYDNQMTIFMPAFTNDENLFSQKYEYALRKIRETEGRALILFPSRQELQQFKELAGGEKQFTFLFEGDKEISELVATFQANEETILCSEHLWEGLDIPGPSLSNVIIWSLPYPPNDPVFQAKRKAYDDPFWGVDVPYMLLRLRQGVGRLIRTHGDRGIVSIFVTADEDKRVIEAIKEVLPTKVREE, encoded by the coding sequence ATGAGCCGTGAGCGCTATCCTTTTACGCTAGAAAAAAACGAAAATTTTTTTGATAAACTAGGCGAATGGATTGGCGATGTCTTTTACGACATTTTGCCAGAAGCGGGGTTTGAGCTGCGCGATGAACAAATATATATGGCGTTTCAGCTTGAACGCGCATTTCGCGAGAAAAAAGTAATGTTTGCCGAGGCGGGAGTCGGCACCGGAAAAACGATCGTTTATTTGCTTTATGCGATTTGCTACGCCCGTTATACAGGGAAGCCTGCCATTATTGCCTGTGCTGACGAAACGCTTATTGAACAGCTTGTAAAAAAAGAAGGAGATATTGCGAAATTATCGAATGTGCTAGGTTTGCAGATTGACGTCCGCTTAGCGAAATCGCCAGATCAATATTTATGCTTAAATAAACTTGATGAAATCGTCATGTATGATGACAAAGATATCGAGCTTTACGAACAAATTTACGACGAGCTCCCGGCGTTTGTTCATGATAATAAGCCGCTGCAAGCATTCTATCATTATGGCGATCGCAAAGAATACGCCCATTTAAGCGATGAACAATGGCAAAAAATCGCGTGGGACCCGTTCCAAGACTGCTTTACGTGCGAAAAGCGCCATCGCTGCGGGCAAACATTATCGCGGGAATATTATCGGAAAGCGACGGATTTAATCATCTGTTCACATGATTTTTACATGGAACATGTTTGGACATATGAAGCGCGTAAACGCGAAGGGCAGCTCCCGCTTTTGCCAGAGGCAAGCTGTGTTGTCTTTGACGAAGGGCATTTATTGGAGTTTGCGGCGCAAAAAGCGTTAACCTACCGGATGAAAGAAACAACGTTGGAAACGCTGCTGACGCGGCTGTTGGAAAACGATATCCGCGAAGAGCTTGCTTATTTGATCGAAGAAACGTTGCAAGTAAGCGTACGATTTTTTGATGAGTTGAAAACATGCTCCAAAGAAGTGGCCGGCTCGAACCGCCAAGAAATTTCCTTTTCGCCGAAATTGCTTCGCCTTGCCAAGCAATTGCATGGAAAAATTGTGGAGATTGGCAATGAGCTTGTGTTTGAAAGTGAAACGTATACAATTGACCATTATCAATTAAACATTGTCGATGAATATTTAGATCAAATTGAATACTCGCTGGATTTATTTATGAATAACGCTGATGCCATTACGTGGCTGGAGTCGTCCCGGCAAGAAACGACCCTTGTTGTGATGCCGCGCACCGTGCAGGAAGTATTACGGGAAAAAGTGTTCAGCAAGCGCATTCCATTTATTTTTTCCTCTGCCACACTATCAAACCGCAAATCATTTCAATATATTGCCGAAAGCCTTGGAATTGATGAATATTTATCGTTTAGCGTAGACTCGCCGTTTGATTACGACAACCAAATGACGATTTTTATGCCGGCGTTTACGAATGATGAAAACTTATTCTCACAAAAATATGAGTATGCGTTGCGCAAAATTCGCGAAACAGAAGGGCGGGCGCTTATTTTGTTCCCGTCAAGACAAGAGTTGCAACAATTTAAGGAACTAGCGGGCGGTGAGAAACAATTCACCTTTTTGTTTGAAGGGGACAAAGAAATTAGCGAACTTGTCGCGACTTTCCAAGCAAATGAAGAAACGATATTATGCTCGGAACATTTATGGGAAGGATTGGATATTCCGGGGCCATCGCTATCGAACGTCATTATTTGGTCGCTTCCTTATCCGCCGAACGATCCGGTATTTCAGGCGAAGCGAAAGGCATATGACGATCCGTTTTGGGGTGTCGATGTGCCGTATATGTTACTAAGGCTCCGGCAGGGAGTGGGCCGCTTGATCCGCACCCACGGAGACCGCGGCATCGTATCGATTTTTGTGACAGCTGATGAGGACAAGCGGGTGATTGAAGCAATTAAGGAGGTACTGCCGACAAAAGTGAGGGAAGAATAA